A stretch of DNA from Paenibacillus albus:
ACGAGATGGTTGCGGATGCGCCTGAGCTAAGTGAGAAGATAGGCGAATTCATTGATTTTATCGGCGATTCCATCCTGGTCGCTCATAATGCACGGTTCGATATGGGCTTTCTCCAGGCGGCATGCAAGCTGCACGGTTTGCCGGAAGTGAAGAACCCGGTTCTGGATACGCTGGAGCTTGCCCGCTTCTTGCATCCATCTATGAAGAATCATAGGCTGAATACATTAGCGGATAAATATAAAATCAGTCTTGAGAACCATCACCGTGCCATCGATGACTCCATCGCGCTTGGCGGGGTGTTGTTCGGACTTATTGGAGATTGTGCGGCCCGCAATATTACGGGTCTGCAGATGCTGAATGACTATGTAGGGCTTGATCTCTCGAATATGCGTCCGTTCCACTGCTGTATCTACGCACTGAACGGGACAGGCAAGAAGAACTTATTCAAACTTATATCGATGTCACATACGCAGCATTTTAAACGGGTCGCAACCATTCCGAAGAGTAAGCTGACGGACCTTCGCGAAGGTCTTCTCATTATCTCGGGTTGCGAGAAAGGCGAATTCTTCGAGGCGGTTATGAACAAATCGGTCGAGGAAGCCGAAGAGGTTGCGCATTATTATGACGTGCTGGAAATTCAGCCGGTAACTTTCTATATGCATCTCGTGGAGAAAGGCTTTGTAGCCAGCCGCGCTGAGATCGAACAGGCTATTCGCCGCGTTTGCGAAATTGGCGATAAGCTCGGCAAGCCGGTCATCGCAACGGGAAATGTTCATTATCTGCATCAGCGGGACAAGCTGTTCCGGGACATAACGATACACGGCATTACGGGGTTCAGTCCACTCAAGGACATTCAGAAGCCGGATGCGCATTTCCGCACGACTAAGGAGATGCTTGAGGAATTTGCGTTCCTCGGTGAAGCACGAGCTCATGAAGTCGTTGTCAAAAACACATCTGAGCTTGCTGATCGCTTCGAGGAATATAGCATGTTCCCGCCGAAGCTGTTCGTTCCGATCCTTGAAGGAGCGGACGAAGAGATGCGTAATACATGCTATGATACGGCACGCCAGCTTTATGGTGAACCGATCCCAGAAGTCGTTGTAGAGCGTCTGGAGCGGGAGCTCGTGCCAATAACGAAAGCAGGCTTCGCGGCCAACTATCTTATCTCGGCTCGACTTGTTAAGAAATCGAACGCAGACGGCTACTTGGTTGGTTCCCGTGGTTCCGTAGGCTCGTCCGTTGTAGCGACATTCCTCGGAATTTCCGAGGTTAACCCGCTTCCGGCGCACTATACTTGTTTGAATTCGGAATGCAAATACAGTGAATTTTTCCTTGACGGCAGTTATCCGAGCGGCTTCGATCTTCCGAATAAAATATGCCCGAATTGCGCTCAGCCGCTCAAAGGTGAAGGCCAGGATATTCCGTTCGAAACGTTCCTAGGCTTCAAAGGCGATAAAGTTCCCGATATCGATCTTAACTTCTCTGGTGAGTACCAGCCGATTGCGCATAACTTTACGAAGGAAATGTTTGGGCCGGAGAACGTATATCGTGCCGGAACGATTGGTACGGTTGCTGAGAAAACGGCATATGGGTTTGCGAAGAAATACGAGGAATCCTATGGCAAAAAGTGGCGTGGAGCAGAGCTCGCACGACTCGCGAACGGCTGCACCGGGGTGAAGCGAAGCACCGGACAGCATCCGGGCGGTATTGTTGTAGTGCCTGATTACATCGAGGTAGAAGATGTGACCCCGGTACAGTTCCCTGCGGATGATGTGAATGCCGAGTGGAAAACAACGCATTTTGACTATCACGCCTTCGAGGATAACCTTCTCAAGCTGGATATACTCGGACACGATGACCCGACGATGATGCGGATGCTTCAGGATCTCACCGGCGTTGATCCAACGACGATTCCCATGAACGATCCGAAGGTTATGAGCATGTTTAGCTCGACGGAATCGCTTGGTGTCATGCCGGATCGGATTCGTTCCACGGTCGCCACTTACGGTGTACCGGAGATGGGAACGAAGTTCGTTCGCCAGATGCTGGAAGAGACGAAGCCGCAGACTTTTGCCGACTTATTGCAAATTTCGGGCTTGTCTCATGGAACAGGCGTATGGCTCGGCAATGCGCAGGAACTGATCAAGAATCGAACTTGCACGATCAAGACCGTTATCGGCTGTCGTGACGATATTATGCTTTTCTTAATTTATAAAGCGGGCATGGATGCGGGTCTCGCGTTCAAAATCACGGAGAGCGTACGTAAAGGTAAGGGACTTACGCAAGAGTGGATCGAAGAGATGAAGCGATGCAAAGTACCGCAGTGGTATATCGACTCCTGTCTGAAGATCGAGTATATGTTCCCGAAAGCGCATGCCGCGGCTTATGTCATTTCGGCAGTGCGTACTGCGTACTTCAAGCTTTATTACCCGATTCATTACTATGCGACGTACTTCTCAATTCGTGCGGAAGACTTCGACCTTGAGCTTCTCTGCCAAGGCTACGAAGCAATCGGACGCCGACTAGGGGAAATTGAAGCAAAAGGCTTCACTGCAACGCCAAAAGAGAAGAACAGCGTCTCGCTGCTTGAGATGGCGCTCGAAATGACAGCGCGCGGCTTCACATTCAAGCCGGTCGATCTGTATCGCTCCGAAGCGACTCGGTTTATCGTCGACGGAACATCGCTGGTCCCGCCATTCGGCGCAATCAGCGGCATCGGCGAGAACGCGGCGAAGAACATCGCAGGCGCTCGCGACTTCGGTGAGTTCTTGTCCATAGAAGACTTCCAACAGAAATCGAAGGCTTCTAAGACGATCGTTGAGGTGCTGACGGGTATGGGCTGCTTCCGCGGCTTGCCGGAATCGAACCAATTGTCGTTGTTCTAAAAGATTGATAGCGGTGGGAAACCCGGTGCTGAGTTGGCACCGGGTTTTCTGATAGTGATGCTGAGAGGGACGAGTGCTCGAGTCGATGGGGGAGTGTTCGGTTCGCCGGAGGCGAACGAGTCCCGCCAGATAATTGACTAATTTTTGGGTGCAGACGAAAATGCCTATTAACGCGTCTGGGCCCGTTAGTTGAGGAAGATCAGCAGGTAATGAGAGTGCTGATAACCATGGCAATTGGTCTAACGTAACGTACAGCGTTTATTTGGTGTTTTTTCGCGCATCTGGCGCTCTAACGGTACCCAAAATAGTTATTGCCTAAATATTATCCCTAGATGGTCTAATTTACTGGCAATAAGGTTTTTATGTTCCGTTACATTTTCCAAGTCGTTGATGTTTGCCTTAATTAGGCGTCTGAGTTCCGTTAGAGGAAGAAGCACAGCAGAAGAGGCGTTTATTTAGCATGATCCATCCGCGACTAGCGCCCAACCGCAGCTGCCGAGGTACTCCGGCAGCTGCGGCCCTTGCCTGAAGCGAGTGGCAGCGGCGAGGGGCAAAGTGGGCAGGGGAGCGCGATTCGAAGGTGCAGCCGGAGAGTTTACGTGCCGCCTTTGAACTCGGAATGCTACCGCTCGGCGGTATAGTTCAAGCATTCCGCGTTCAACAGCGGCCGCAGGCGCACCTCCGAACGGAGCGACTTCCCTGCCCTATGTCCCTTCTGCGACTAGCGCCAAGCCGCAGCTAGCTGCCGAGGTTCTCCGGCAGCTGCGGCCCTTGCCTGAAGGAAGTGGCAGCGGCGAAGGGCGAAGTGGGCAGGGGAGCGCAGTTCGAAGGTGCAGCCGGAGAGTTTGCGTGCCGCCTTTGAACTCGGAATGCAACCGCTTGGCGGTATAGTTCAAGCATTCCGAGTTCAACAGCGGCCGCAGGCGCACCTCCGAACGGAGCGGGCATCCTGCCCAATGTCCCTTCCGCGACTAGCGCCTAACCGCGCCACGAGCGCCCTTATTGTCACCACATCATGGTTATGGTATAATCTTTCTGGTAATGCTGATGATACGACCTTTTCGCAGAAGAGTGGGGAAACCCACTCTTTACGTTTTGTCTGCACCTTTTTCGCCATACAGAATGTATAATGACCCGCATCTCGCATGAGGGTTGATATTCAGCTGAACTAAATTGAACTGCCAGTAACGCCGCCTCTTGCGTGGCGAACAGCTGCAGTGGGAGGTACATCGTTTTTGAACACAGCTACGATCAAAACGGCAGTTGAGGAAATGGTAAAGCCGTTCCTCGATGAAAATGGATTTGAACTCGTTGACGTCGAGTATGTAAAGGAAGGCAGCAACTGGTTCCTACGGGTTTACGTCGACAAACTAGAAGGCCACATCGACATTGATGAGTGCGGCCGCATTAGTGAACATTTAAGTGAAAAGCTTGATGAGAACGATCCGATTTCGGATGCTTACTTCCTGGAAGTATCCTCGCCAGGTGCGGAACGTCCGCTGAAGAAGCCGGAGGATGTCCACAAATCCGTGGGCAAGCATGTCTTTGTTACAACTTATGAGCCGATTGGCGGCTTGAAGGAGTTTGAAGGTACACTGCTTTCTTTTGACGGTGAAGAGGTTGTTGTGGAAATTGGCAAGAAGAAACATGCAATTCCTTACGCGAAAGTAGCAAGTGCCCGTTTAGCCATCATTTTCTAGTTTTGAGAATGAAGGCATGAATATAACGTTAGGGAACCATTGAAAGGGGGAACTCATTTCCAATGAGCAGTGAATTTATTGAAGCATTGTCGGAAATCGAAAGAGAGAAAGGGATCAGCAAAGATATTTTGCTGGAAGCGATCGAGGCTGCCCTGATTTCGAGCTACAAACGCAATTTTAATACCGCCCAAAACGTACGTGTTGATATCAACCGATTTACTGGTGTCATTAAAGTGTATGCACGCAAAACAGTCGTGGAGGACGTTCTGGACCCGCGCCTTGAAATTTCCGTGGAAGCATCCCGAGAAATTAACCCGCACTATCAGCTTGATGATATCGCAGAAATCGAAGTAACACCTCGTGACTTCGGCCGGATTGCCGCACAAACGGCGAAACAAGTCGTTACGCAGCGTATCCGTGAAGCAGAGCGCGGCCTAATCTACAATGCTTTCATCGATAAAGAAGAAGACATTGTGAACGGGATTGTTCAGCGTCAAGACGTTCGTAACTTGTTTATCGACCTCGGTAAAGTAGAAGCGGTGCTGCCGCTCACAGAGCTTATGCCGACTGATAAATTCAAGCATGGCGATCGTGTAAAATCGTTCATCACGAAGGTCGAGAATACGACGAAGGGACCGCAAATTTTCCTTTCGCGTACACACCCGGGCCTGCTTAAGCGTCTGTTTGAACTTGAAGTGCCGGAAATTTATGACGGTGTCGTAGAAATTCGTTCCGTTGCACGTGAAGCGGGCTTCCGTTCTAAGATCGCGGTACATTCGCGCAACGCGGAAGTAGATCCAGTAGGTTCATGCGTAGGTCAAAAAGGGATGCGTGTGCAAACGATCGTTACGGAGCTGAAGGGCGAGAAGATTGATATCGTTCGTTGGTCCGAGAGCGTCGAAGAATATGTTGCAAATGCACTGAGCCCTTCGAAAGTAATCGAAGTAATCGTGTATGAGCAAGAGAAGATGGCGCGTGTAATCGTGCCGGATTATCAATTATCGCTTGCGATTGGTATCAAAGGTCAGAACGCTCGCCTTGCTGCGAAGCTGACGGGCTGGAAGATTGATATTAAGAGCGAGACTCAGGCTGAACAAGAGTTTGGTCGTCCAAAATCGCAAGTAGGCACGATGCACCAGGATTCCGTCTCCATCGACTAATTTTTTATAGCCGTGTTCAGGGGGATGTATGGTGAGACCTAGAAAAATACCACTACGCAAATGTGTAGCTTGCCAGCAAATGATGCCTAAGAAGGAATTGATTCGTGTCGTTCGGACTCCGGACGAGGCGGTATTGATTGACCTGACCGGCAAGAAGGCAGGGCGTGGCGCGTATCTGTGCGGTAAAGTGTCTTGCTTCAAGCTTGCGAAGAAGAGCAGAGCGCTGGATCGGGCACTGAAACAGACTGTCGGCATCGAAATCTATGATCAATTGGAACAGGATTTTATAGCTGTCGAGGATACGTTTAATGCGAACAAGGATGCGATGGATGACGATGACGAAGAAGCATAAAGCACTATCCTTACTCGGCATGGCGATGCGAGCAGGCAAGCTCGTGACCGGGGATGAAACCGTACTGAAGGCGGTTAAGCAAGGAAAAGCAAAAATCGTCATAGTTGCCGCAGATGCATCAGATAATACAAAGAAAAAGTTTCGGGACAAATGTGCCACCTACAATGTCAAGCTACTTGAAGCATTTGACCGGATTACGATCGGGGAAGCGATTGGCAAGTCGGAGCGAGTGCTGCTCGGCGTAACCGATGCAGGCTTCTCAAAGAGCATCGAACAGAGCTTAAGTGAACCTTCGGAGGTGGAGTATATTGACTAAACAGAATGACAGCAAAGACAATAAAGATAAAACGCGTGTCTATGAATACGCAAAGTCGCTCAATATGAGCAGTAAAGAAATCATTACCATTCTCAAGCGTCTCAATCTTCCTGTAAATAATCATATGAGCGTTATGGAGAATGAAATGGTCTCGAAAGTGGAAGGATTCTTCCGAGACATCAAAGCGAATGCTGCAGCTAAACGCGCGCAGGAGAACGCGACGGTATCCGCAGCGGCAGGAGCTTCCAATAATAATCGTCCTTCGCAGCAAGGACAGCCAGATCGTAAGCCGCAGCAATCGAATCCGAATGCTGCGCAGCAATCTGGTCATGCTAACAAAAATACACAAGAAACGCAGGGGAATATGAACACAACAAATACACCATCAGCAGCGAATAACGCTGCTCAATCGGCTTCAAGCCCATCATCTACTACAGAGTCAGCTTCAAACTCAGCTTCTACAACAAACACACAACCTTCGACGGATGCATCCAATCATTCTTCTTCTCAGCAGCGTCCGCAAGGTCAAGGACAAGGCGGTCGTCCGCAAGGCCAAGGCGGCCAACGTCAAGGCGGCTATCAAGGTAATCGCCCGCAAGGTCAAGGTGGCGGCTATCAAGGTAACCGTCCACAAGGTCAAGGCGGCGGCTACCAAGGCAACCGTCCGCAAGGTCAAGGCGGCCAAGGTGGCAGCGGCTACCAAGGCAACCGTCCGCAAGGACAAAGCGGTCAAGGTGGCGGCGGCTACCAAGGTAATCGTCCACAAGGACAAAGCGGTCAAGGCGGCAGCGGCTACCAAGGTAATCGTCCACAAGGACAAAGCGGTCAAGGTGGCGGCGGCTACCAAGGCAACCGTCCGCAAGGACAAAGCGGTCAAGGTGGCGGCGGCTACCAAGGTAATCGTCCACAAGGACAAAGCGGTCAAGGTGGCGGCGGTTACCAAGGCAACCGTCCACAAGGTCAAGGCGGCAGTCAAGGCGGCGGCGGTGGTTTCCGCAACAATGCACCGCAGCAATCGTCAGGAAACCGCAGCAGCAGCAGTGCTTCTACACCTGCACGTACGTTTACGACGGAAGATAAGCGCAGAACGAACCCAAAAGCTGCGAACAATTCGTTCAACAGCGTAAACAAACGTTTTGACGATAACCGTACGGGCAGCAATTTCAGCAAAAACCGCGGCGGCAAGAACAATCGCGGCAGAGGTCAGCAACAGGTGTACAAAGAGAAGATTGACAATACACCTAAGAAAATTATTGTTCGTGGCACAATGACTGTTGGCGATCTTGCGAAGCTGCTGCATAAGGATGCTTCCGAAGTCATCAAGAAGCTCATTACGCTTGGCGTTATGGCGACGATCAACCAAGAGGTCGATCTGGATACCGTTCAACTTATCGCTACTGAATACGGTGTCGAAGTTGAAGTGAAGATTCCGGTTGAAGAAGATGCGTTCGAGACCTTCGAAGAGAAGGACGAAGATGATGTACTTGAGACTCGTCCGGCAGTTGTTACAATCATGGGTCACGTTGACCATGGTAAAACGACGCTTCTTGATGCAATCCGCCATACGAATGTAACAAGCGGTGAGGCAGGCGGCATTACGCAGCATATCGGTGCGTACCAAGTCGAAATCAACCACAAGAAAATTACATTCCTTGATACACCAGGTCACG
This window harbors:
- a CDS encoding L7Ae/L30e/S12e/Gadd45 family ribosomal protein; amino-acid sequence: MTMTKKHKALSLLGMAMRAGKLVTGDETVLKAVKQGKAKIVIVAADASDNTKKKFRDKCATYNVKLLEAFDRITIGEAIGKSERVLLGVTDAGFSKSIEQSLSEPSEVEYID
- the infB gene encoding translation initiation factor IF-2, with product MTKQNDSKDNKDKTRVYEYAKSLNMSSKEIITILKRLNLPVNNHMSVMENEMVSKVEGFFRDIKANAAAKRAQENATVSAAAGASNNNRPSQQGQPDRKPQQSNPNAAQQSGHANKNTQETQGNMNTTNTPSAANNAAQSASSPSSTTESASNSASTTNTQPSTDASNHSSSQQRPQGQGQGGRPQGQGGQRQGGYQGNRPQGQGGGYQGNRPQGQGGGYQGNRPQGQGGQGGSGYQGNRPQGQSGQGGGGYQGNRPQGQSGQGGSGYQGNRPQGQSGQGGGGYQGNRPQGQSGQGGGGYQGNRPQGQSGQGGGGYQGNRPQGQGGSQGGGGGFRNNAPQQSSGNRSSSSASTPARTFTTEDKRRTNPKAANNSFNSVNKRFDDNRTGSNFSKNRGGKNNRGRGQQQVYKEKIDNTPKKIIVRGTMTVGDLAKLLHKDASEVIKKLITLGVMATINQEVDLDTVQLIATEYGVEVEVKIPVEEDAFETFEEKDEDDVLETRPAVVTIMGHVDHGKTTLLDAIRHTNVTSGEAGGITQHIGAYQVEINHKKITFLDTPGHEAFTLMRARGAQVTDITIIVVAADDGVMPQTVEAINHAKAAGVPIIVAVNKIDKPGADVDKIKQSLTEYALVPEEWGGDTIFVNVSAKQRTNLEELLEMILLVAEVNDYKANPNKRARGTVIEAELDKGKGPVARVLVQHGTLKIGDAFVAGNCFGRVRAMVNDKGRRLKEAGPSTPIEITGLTEVPQAGDPFLVFEDERKARAIADRRAIKQRQADLGANSRVTLEDLYNHIKEGEIKDLNVIIKGDVQGSTEALKGSLAKIDIEGVRVKIIHSGAGAITESDINLAAASSAIVIGFNVRPEPQALATAEQEKVDIRLHSIIYNVIDEIEQAMKGMLDPIFKEVVIGQAEVRNLFKVTKVGVIAGCMVTSGKITRNAKARLIRGGIVAFEGEIESIKRFKDDVKEVAQGYECGITLDKMNDIKEGDVIEAYILESVER
- a CDS encoding PolC-type DNA polymerase III, which codes for MNQTGDKRQRFELLLKQAELPQQMTDEHFGDAYIDKVIVSRSNREWTFCIRKASLVPLPAFTVFCRSVQAKFTHIAQISFQFQFGEDVQKEEIVEAYWAAFVEWLQHSNPSVNGWISKSKMDVSGDVITLHLMDEMGLELARKKKIDELAVDFYQQQFSVTCRVKLVVAESNQEVFEEFNQKRVIEEREVLEAMMTASVPEEPELDEGDVRLVVGYDIRDAAVPIMNVVEEEKKVTVQGTVFGLEEKELRNGSTLFTFNVTDFTDSIAMKMFAKTKEDVKVLKQLANGKWVKARGRVEYDRFMMEPELIMMPSDLHEVVAPKEAKDDAEEKRVEFHLHTTMSTMDAITSVDTYIKQAAKWGHKAIAITDHGNVQCYPEAAKAAKKHGIKVLFGLEANVVNDAIPMVMNPREELMHTAEYVVFDVETTGLSVVNNKIIELAGVKMHEGKEIGRFSTFINPHEDIPYNIQQLTNITNEMVADAPELSEKIGEFIDFIGDSILVAHNARFDMGFLQAACKLHGLPEVKNPVLDTLELARFLHPSMKNHRLNTLADKYKISLENHHRAIDDSIALGGVLFGLIGDCAARNITGLQMLNDYVGLDLSNMRPFHCCIYALNGTGKKNLFKLISMSHTQHFKRVATIPKSKLTDLREGLLIISGCEKGEFFEAVMNKSVEEAEEVAHYYDVLEIQPVTFYMHLVEKGFVASRAEIEQAIRRVCEIGDKLGKPVIATGNVHYLHQRDKLFRDITIHGITGFSPLKDIQKPDAHFRTTKEMLEEFAFLGEARAHEVVVKNTSELADRFEEYSMFPPKLFVPILEGADEEMRNTCYDTARQLYGEPIPEVVVERLERELVPITKAGFAANYLISARLVKKSNADGYLVGSRGSVGSSVVATFLGISEVNPLPAHYTCLNSECKYSEFFLDGSYPSGFDLPNKICPNCAQPLKGEGQDIPFETFLGFKGDKVPDIDLNFSGEYQPIAHNFTKEMFGPENVYRAGTIGTVAEKTAYGFAKKYEESYGKKWRGAELARLANGCTGVKRSTGQHPGGIVVVPDYIEVEDVTPVQFPADDVNAEWKTTHFDYHAFEDNLLKLDILGHDDPTMMRMLQDLTGVDPTTIPMNDPKVMSMFSSTESLGVMPDRIRSTVATYGVPEMGTKFVRQMLEETKPQTFADLLQISGLSHGTGVWLGNAQELIKNRTCTIKTVIGCRDDIMLFLIYKAGMDAGLAFKITESVRKGKGLTQEWIEEMKRCKVPQWYIDSCLKIEYMFPKAHAAAYVISAVRTAYFKLYYPIHYYATYFSIRAEDFDLELLCQGYEAIGRRLGEIEAKGFTATPKEKNSVSLLEMALEMTARGFTFKPVDLYRSEATRFIVDGTSLVPPFGAISGIGENAAKNIAGARDFGEFLSIEDFQQKSKASKTIVEVLTGMGCFRGLPESNQLSLF
- the rimP gene encoding ribosome maturation factor RimP, which gives rise to MNTATIKTAVEEMVKPFLDENGFELVDVEYVKEGSNWFLRVYVDKLEGHIDIDECGRISEHLSEKLDENDPISDAYFLEVSSPGAERPLKKPEDVHKSVGKHVFVTTYEPIGGLKEFEGTLLSFDGEEVVVEIGKKKHAIPYAKVASARLAIIF
- the nusA gene encoding transcription termination factor NusA; this translates as MSSEFIEALSEIEREKGISKDILLEAIEAALISSYKRNFNTAQNVRVDINRFTGVIKVYARKTVVEDVLDPRLEISVEASREINPHYQLDDIAEIEVTPRDFGRIAAQTAKQVVTQRIREAERGLIYNAFIDKEEDIVNGIVQRQDVRNLFIDLGKVEAVLPLTELMPTDKFKHGDRVKSFITKVENTTKGPQIFLSRTHPGLLKRLFELEVPEIYDGVVEIRSVAREAGFRSKIAVHSRNAEVDPVGSCVGQKGMRVQTIVTELKGEKIDIVRWSESVEEYVANALSPSKVIEVIVYEQEKMARVIVPDYQLSLAIGIKGQNARLAAKLTGWKIDIKSETQAEQEFGRPKSQVGTMHQDSVSID
- the rnpM gene encoding RNase P modulator RnpM is translated as MRPRKIPLRKCVACQQMMPKKELIRVVRTPDEAVLIDLTGKKAGRGAYLCGKVSCFKLAKKSRALDRALKQTVGIEIYDQLEQDFIAVEDTFNANKDAMDDDDEEA